The Acidianus manzaensis genome has a window encoding:
- a CDS encoding citrate synthase/methylcitrate synthase, which yields MELKKGLEDIAIKETEITYIDGNLGRLYYRGYSIFDLAEFSNFEETAYLIWFGKLPNSRELKDLKEKLAEERNLPEYVVQFIKNVRKDANPMDVLRTAISMLGIEDESNKEELWEKAVKITSKIPTIISFFVRTRKNLDIIEPDSSLSHAENFLYMLKGEKPSNLESKVMDVSLLLHMDHEMNASTFACLVVASTLSDIYSSVVAGVSALKGPLHGGANSEALKQFMEIGNKDNVEEYIMKKLESGHRIMGFGHRIYKTYDPRAKILKEYAKMITKEKGLYNLYEVAEKVDEIGSRILGKKGIYPNVDFYAGLVFYSLGFEPDLFPTVFASSRIVGWTAHIMEYLKDNKLIRPKAIYKGEIGRKYIGIQERE from the coding sequence ATGGAGCTAAAAAAGGGTCTTGAAGATATTGCAATAAAAGAAACAGAAATAACTTATATAGATGGAAATCTAGGAAGGTTATACTATAGAGGATATTCAATTTTTGATCTAGCTGAATTCTCAAATTTTGAAGAAACAGCGTACTTAATATGGTTTGGAAAACTTCCAAATTCAAGAGAATTAAAGGATTTAAAAGAAAAATTAGCAGAGGAAAGAAACTTACCAGAATATGTAGTACAATTTATAAAAAATGTAAGGAAAGACGCTAATCCAATGGATGTATTAAGAACAGCAATAAGTATGTTAGGAATAGAAGATGAATCAAATAAAGAAGAATTGTGGGAAAAAGCAGTTAAAATAACCTCAAAAATTCCAACTATAATATCGTTCTTTGTACGCACGAGGAAAAATCTTGATATTATTGAACCTGATTCTTCCTTGAGTCATGCTGAAAATTTCCTTTATATGCTAAAAGGAGAAAAACCATCAAATTTAGAGTCAAAAGTAATGGACGTTAGCTTATTACTTCACATGGATCACGAGATGAACGCATCTACCTTTGCTTGTCTTGTTGTTGCTTCTACCTTATCTGATATATACTCATCTGTAGTTGCTGGGGTTTCCGCACTAAAAGGTCCTTTACATGGTGGAGCAAACTCAGAAGCATTAAAGCAATTTATGGAAATAGGAAATAAAGATAATGTAGAAGAGTATATAATGAAAAAACTAGAGTCTGGACATAGAATAATGGGATTTGGACATAGAATTTATAAAACATATGATCCTAGAGCAAAAATATTAAAAGAATACGCTAAAATGATAACAAAGGAAAAGGGGTTGTATAACCTTTACGAAGTTGCAGAGAAAGTAGATGAAATAGGAAGTAGAATATTAGGTAAAAAAGGAATTTATCCTAATGTTGACTTTTATGCTGGATTAGTATTTTATTCATTGGGATTTGAACCAGATCTCTTTCCTACTGTTTTTGCATCATCTAGAATTGTAGGATGGACTGCTCATATTATGGAGTATTTGAAAGATAATAAACTAATAAGACCTAAGGCTATATATAAAGGAGAAATAGGCAGAAAATATATAGGTATCCAAGAAAGGGAATAA
- a CDS encoding DsrE family protein: protein MKRVAYLALTNLAQYILVNMILPQIEENRHNADVKGIFFIHDNVYMLTKGTDTAERLRKIADKVYLQACDQCTYMRNLANSLIEEAKIGCFPDFYEKVLDKVDLIITI, encoded by the coding sequence ATGAAAAGAGTAGCATATTTAGCTTTAACAAATTTAGCTCAATATATTCTAGTTAATATGATATTACCTCAAATAGAAGAAAATAGACATAATGCAGATGTTAAAGGGATTTTCTTTATCCATGATAACGTATATATGCTAACAAAAGGCACTGATACTGCAGAAAGACTAAGAAAAATAGCAGATAAAGTATATCTACAAGCGTGCGATCAGTGTACTTACATGAGGAATTTAGCTAACTCTCTAATAGAAGAAGCAAAAATAGGATGCTTTCCAGACTTTTACGAAAAAGTATTAGATAAAGTAGATTTGATAATAACTATATAA
- a CDS encoding DUF47 domain-containing protein, giving the protein MIKFSVNKEELLFSKLVDISENIKMSVVELNSLYSNIFGGKYPDAVAKSIKIKGIYERIGLSREDIVNMLFGEAFLPDFKESMLMLTQALYDTMKAIKDAARAITSRKIDSNLCKNLENNFIEYLSLIQEASEKLVSMISSLSKDIKESLKIGKEIQLIERNGDDIKDMMIQKVYEVEKDSDIISLLQMKDIVTFLDDILDNMEEATLSVETLYATLKS; this is encoded by the coding sequence ATGATAAAGTTTAGCGTTAACAAAGAAGAATTACTTTTTTCTAAATTAGTTGATATATCGGAAAATATAAAAATGTCTGTAGTAGAGCTTAATTCTCTTTATTCTAATATATTTGGAGGAAAATATCCTGATGCAGTAGCTAAGTCTATAAAAATTAAAGGAATATATGAAAGGATAGGCCTATCCAGAGAAGATATAGTTAATATGCTATTTGGCGAAGCTTTCTTACCAGATTTTAAAGAATCTATGCTTATGCTAACTCAAGCTCTTTATGATACAATGAAAGCTATAAAAGACGCTGCTAGAGCTATAACTTCAAGAAAAATAGATAGTAATTTATGTAAGAACCTTGAAAACAACTTCATAGAGTATTTATCTCTAATTCAAGAAGCTTCCGAAAAATTAGTCTCAATGATATCAAGTTTATCCAAAGATATAAAAGAATCATTGAAAATAGGAAAAGAAATACAATTAATTGAAAGAAATGGAGATGATATTAAAGACATGATGATTCAAAAAGTATATGAAGTAGAAAAAGATTCTGATATAATAAGTTTATTACAGATGAAAGATATAGTAACATTTTTAGACGATATCTTAGACAATATGGAAGAAGCAACATTGAGCGTAGAAACTCTGTATGCAACATTAAAGTCCTAA
- a CDS encoding inorganic phosphate transporter, giving the protein MLEFLAILIFITGFISSFVVGGNNTATALGILLSTNALKRKYSYLISALSLFLGTTIGSITMKSSITGIIEGEQEILEALLFSVIFASVVSFYYLNKFGIPSSLSQMIYPSLAILVLISHGLLFDWSKFWFTVSSWFFSPLLAIISSLTLYFLLKKILSKQKLLFRQLKLYKYLIILSSIFTSFVTGANAIGIIVSAGLVYQPFYIVAPLYGIAAALGVYLSSKNASIVVGFRVTRLGYASAVSALVGSDIISEVFTLLGVPISITQTSMGGVIGLSFRSFGYDVKKQLSQVARGWLTSPFIAVIASLAAFGVMKSILGL; this is encoded by the coding sequence ATGCTAGAATTTTTAGCTATTTTAATTTTTATTACAGGATTTATTTCTTCTTTTGTTGTTGGAGGAAATAATACTGCAACCGCATTAGGAATACTATTGTCCACGAATGCCTTAAAAAGAAAATACTCTTACTTAATTAGTGCGTTAAGCCTATTTTTGGGAACAACTATAGGAAGTATTACTATGAAGTCGAGTATAACAGGAATCATTGAAGGTGAGCAAGAAATTCTAGAAGCCTTATTATTTTCTGTAATTTTTGCTTCTGTAGTTTCTTTTTATTATTTAAATAAATTTGGTATACCTTCATCACTAAGCCAGATGATTTATCCGTCTTTGGCCATTCTAGTTTTGATTTCACATGGACTTTTATTTGATTGGAGTAAATTTTGGTTTACAGTATCATCTTGGTTTTTCTCTCCTTTATTAGCTATTATATCTTCATTAACTTTGTATTTTTTACTTAAAAAGATTTTATCCAAACAGAAATTACTTTTTAGACAACTAAAATTATATAAATATTTAATTATATTATCCTCAATCTTTACTTCTTTTGTTACTGGAGCTAATGCTATTGGAATAATCGTTTCTGCAGGTTTAGTTTATCAACCATTCTATATAGTTGCTCCGCTTTATGGTATTGCTGCTGCCTTAGGTGTTTATTTAAGTTCTAAAAATGCTTCTATAGTTGTAGGATTTAGAGTAACAAGGCTAGGATATGCTAGTGCAGTATCTGCATTAGTAGGAAGTGATATAATTTCTGAAGTATTTACATTGCTTGGTGTACCAATTTCCATAACTCAGACCAGTATGGGAGGAGTGATAGGTTTAAGTTTTAGAAGTTTTGGATATGATGTTAAGAAGCAATTATCTCAAGTTGCGAGAGGATGGTTAACATCTCCTTTTATAGCCGTAATAGCATCGTTAGCTGCTTTTGGAGTAATGAAAAGTATTTTAGGACTTTAA
- a CDS encoding ribbon-helix-helix domain-containing protein has protein sequence MEIIKKDKDGSYEIELEETLTISFKIEEELLNQIDEAVKTLGYGNRSDLIRDAISEYMVFLDKNSQDLGKK, from the coding sequence ATGGAGATAATTAAGAAAGACAAAGATGGATCATACGAGATTGAATTAGAAGAAACTTTAACTATCTCATTTAAAATCGAAGAAGAACTACTTAATCAAATAGATGAGGCAGTTAAAACATTAGGCTATGGAAATAGAAGCGATCTAATAAGGGATGCTATTTCTGAGTACATGGTTTTTTTAGACAAGAACAGTCAAGATTTAGGTAAAAAATAA
- the hel308 gene encoding ATP-dependent DNA helicase Hel308: protein MQFLPLEQLNIDEKILKILKDRGIEKLNPVQTEAINKGLLKDERLLVTSPTGSGKTLIAELGIISHLLNKGGKAIYITPLRALTSEKFSELKVWEKLGYKVGMTSGDYDTDDAWLKNYDIIISTYEKIDSLWRRNPSWLKEVDYFVLDEFHYLNDPHRGPVVESVAVRIRYKNLLALSATIQNYEEISKWLNATPVTTDWRPVPLKEGVIIPEKKSSYKVIFSNNESINIKGNDAILAYVNYVLQHGGQVLVFRNSRKIAESTARKIASNMGLFKMDKELEKISNEIKEVDDAGTTEKEDLAELVRSGVAYHHAGLSKGLRDIIEKYFIQRKIKVIVATPTLAAGVNLPARSVIVGDIYRFNRQILGFNEEIPIMEYKQMAGRAGRPGFDKEGEAIIVVRNKSEADRVFKKYILSPPEPIESKLGNEASFYTFILGIVSSEGRVTSDEVEDYAMGTLLDKDIVKSYLKKGLNWLRDNEFIAGDDDLVLTKFGKRVADLYINPFTAKTFKDYLTRNEKSCNVAYLHLCAYTPDGPRVSVSRNEMYDLVDLSPCPLFIEEPDDEDEFYNYVSALKVGMIINDWIEEVDEDIILGRYGIGSGDLRSIIDTMDWLTYSGFNISRVLDLKEHAEAFYILNLRVKDGIKEELIDLVKVPGIGRKRARLLFENNIKKPEDIIMNVDKVKSLLGSRLGEKVAKDAARIIAGNA, encoded by the coding sequence ATGCAATTTCTGCCATTAGAGCAACTTAACATTGACGAAAAAATATTAAAAATACTTAAGGATAGAGGAATAGAAAAACTCAATCCTGTACAAACTGAGGCAATAAATAAAGGCTTATTAAAAGATGAAAGATTACTTGTAACATCTCCTACGGGATCAGGCAAAACACTAATAGCTGAGTTGGGTATTATTAGCCATTTGCTTAATAAAGGCGGGAAAGCAATATATATAACCCCATTAAGAGCACTAACTTCTGAAAAATTCTCTGAATTAAAGGTTTGGGAGAAACTAGGTTATAAAGTAGGTATGACTTCTGGAGATTATGATACTGATGATGCTTGGTTAAAAAATTATGATATAATAATATCAACTTATGAAAAAATTGATTCATTATGGAGAAGGAATCCATCATGGTTAAAAGAGGTAGATTACTTTGTTCTTGACGAGTTTCATTACTTAAATGATCCTCATAGGGGACCAGTTGTTGAAAGTGTAGCAGTTAGAATTAGATACAAAAATCTCTTAGCTTTAAGCGCTACAATACAAAATTACGAAGAAATTTCAAAATGGTTAAATGCTACGCCAGTAACTACTGACTGGAGACCAGTACCATTAAAGGAAGGCGTTATCATACCAGAGAAGAAAAGCTCTTACAAAGTCATATTTAGCAATAATGAATCAATCAATATCAAAGGTAATGACGCAATACTAGCTTACGTAAATTATGTTTTACAACATGGAGGACAAGTATTAGTTTTCAGAAATTCTAGAAAAATTGCTGAATCTACAGCTAGAAAGATAGCTAGCAATATGGGATTATTCAAAATGGATAAAGAATTAGAAAAAATAAGCAATGAAATAAAGGAAGTAGATGATGCAGGTACTACTGAAAAAGAAGATTTAGCTGAACTTGTTAGATCAGGCGTAGCGTATCATCATGCTGGTTTGTCAAAAGGATTGAGAGATATTATTGAAAAATATTTCATTCAAAGAAAAATAAAGGTAATTGTTGCTACACCTACTCTAGCTGCAGGAGTTAATTTGCCTGCAAGAAGCGTTATTGTAGGAGATATATATAGGTTTAATAGACAAATATTGGGATTTAATGAAGAAATACCAATAATGGAATATAAACAAATGGCTGGAAGAGCAGGAAGGCCCGGTTTTGATAAAGAAGGAGAGGCAATAATAGTTGTAAGAAATAAGAGTGAAGCTGATAGAGTATTTAAAAAATACATTTTGTCTCCTCCAGAACCTATCGAATCTAAACTGGGTAATGAAGCTTCTTTTTATACCTTTATTTTAGGTATTGTATCTTCTGAAGGAAGAGTTACAAGTGATGAAGTTGAGGACTATGCTATGGGAACATTACTTGATAAAGATATAGTAAAATCATATCTTAAAAAAGGATTAAATTGGTTAAGAGATAATGAGTTTATTGCAGGAGATGATGACTTAGTTCTAACAAAATTTGGAAAAAGAGTTGCAGACTTATATATTAATCCATTTACTGCAAAAACATTTAAAGATTACTTGACTAGAAATGAAAAATCTTGTAATGTAGCTTATTTACATTTATGCGCTTATACCCCAGACGGTCCAAGAGTTTCCGTAAGTAGAAATGAAATGTATGATCTTGTTGATTTATCTCCTTGCCCTCTATTTATAGAAGAACCAGATGACGAAGACGAATTCTATAATTACGTCTCAGCATTAAAAGTAGGAATGATAATTAATGACTGGATAGAAGAAGTAGATGAAGATATCATTTTAGGAAGATATGGAATAGGATCCGGAGATTTAAGAAGCATAATTGATACTATGGATTGGTTGACCTATAGTGGTTTTAATATTTCAAGAGTATTAGATTTGAAAGAACATGCTGAAGCTTTCTACATACTTAACCTAAGGGTTAAAGATGGAATTAAGGAGGAACTAATAGATCTTGTAAAAGTTCCTGGAATAGGAAGAAAAAGAGCTAGATTACTTTTTGAAAATAATATCAAAAAACCAGAAGACATAATTATGAATGTAGATAAGGTAAAATCATTACTAGGTTCAAGATTAGGTGAAAAGGTTGCAAAAGACGCTGCAAGAATTATTGCTGGAAATGCTTAA
- a CDS encoding acyl-CoA carboxylase subunit beta produces MSEQKSEMDKLIEELRNMKAKAYQGGGEDKIKTQHAKGKLTARERLALLFDEGSFSEVMTFATTRATEFGLDKMKMYGDGVVTGWGKVEGRTVFAYSQDFTELGGTLGETHANKIGKVYELALKVGAPIVGINDSGGARIQEGAVALEGYGQVFKMNVMASGVVPQITIMAGPAAGGAVYSPALTDFIIMIKGDAYYMFVTGPEITKVVLGEEVSFQDLGGAVIHATKSGVVHFLAENEQDAINITKKLLSYLPSNNMEEPPYMDLGDPADREVKEVESIVPTDSAKPFDIREVIYRIVDNGEFLEVHKHWAQNITVGFARIAGNVVGIVANNSNYMGAAIDIDAADKAARFIRFCDAFNIPLVSLVDTPGYIPGTDQEYKGIIRHGAKMLYAFAEATVPKVTVILRKSYGGAHIAMSIKSLGADLVYAWPSAEIAVTGPEGAVRILYRRDLQNASNADDLLKEKIAEYRKLFANPYWAAEKGLIDDVIEPKDTRKVILNALEMLRNKREYRYPKKHGNIPL; encoded by the coding sequence ATGTCAGAGCAAAAATCCGAAATGGATAAGTTAATTGAAGAATTAAGGAATATGAAAGCAAAAGCATATCAAGGCGGTGGAGAAGATAAAATAAAAACACAACATGCTAAAGGTAAATTAACTGCAAGAGAAAGATTAGCTTTGCTATTTGACGAAGGGTCATTTAGTGAAGTGATGACTTTTGCTACGACTAGGGCTACAGAGTTCGGTTTAGATAAAATGAAAATGTATGGAGATGGAGTAGTGACAGGATGGGGTAAAGTAGAAGGCAGGACAGTATTTGCTTATTCGCAAGACTTTACTGAATTAGGCGGAACGTTAGGAGAAACTCATGCAAATAAGATAGGCAAAGTTTACGAATTGGCGTTAAAAGTAGGAGCACCAATTGTAGGCATAAATGATTCTGGAGGAGCTAGAATACAAGAAGGCGCAGTAGCGCTAGAAGGATATGGACAAGTATTTAAGATGAATGTTATGGCATCTGGTGTTGTTCCACAAATAACTATTATGGCTGGACCAGCAGCTGGAGGTGCAGTATATTCTCCTGCGTTAACGGATTTCATTATAATGATTAAAGGAGACGCTTATTATATGTTTGTTACAGGACCAGAAATAACTAAAGTAGTCTTAGGAGAAGAAGTGTCATTCCAAGATTTAGGTGGAGCAGTGATTCATGCTACAAAATCCGGTGTTGTTCATTTCTTAGCTGAAAATGAACAAGATGCTATAAATATAACTAAGAAATTATTGTCATACTTACCGTCAAATAATATGGAAGAACCTCCATATATGGATTTAGGTGATCCAGCTGATAGAGAAGTTAAAGAAGTTGAAAGTATAGTTCCAACAGATTCTGCTAAACCATTTGATATCAGAGAAGTAATTTATAGGATTGTAGACAATGGTGAATTCTTAGAAGTGCATAAGCATTGGGCTCAAAATATTACAGTAGGATTTGCTAGAATAGCAGGCAATGTAGTAGGAATAGTAGCTAATAATTCAAACTATATGGGCGCTGCAATAGATATTGACGCAGCGGATAAAGCTGCAAGATTCATTAGGTTCTGTGACGCATTTAATATTCCTTTAGTTAGCTTAGTAGATACTCCAGGATACATACCTGGAACAGATCAAGAATATAAAGGAATTATAAGACATGGAGCTAAAATGTTGTATGCATTTGCAGAAGCTACTGTTCCAAAAGTAACAGTAATATTAAGGAAATCATATGGTGGTGCCCACATAGCTATGAGCATCAAAAGTCTAGGAGCAGATTTAGTTTATGCATGGCCATCAGCAGAAATTGCAGTAACTGGACCAGAAGGTGCTGTAAGGATATTATATAGGAGAGATTTACAAAATGCTAGTAACGCAGATGATTTATTGAAAGAAAAAATAGCTGAATACAGAAAATTATTTGCTAACCCATACTGGGCAGCTGAGAAAGGATTAATAGATGATGTAATAGAACCAAAAGATACTAGGAAAGTAATACTTAATGCATTAGAAATGTTGAGAAACAAAAGAGAATATAGATATCCTAAGAAACATGGGAATATACCATTATGA
- a CDS encoding biotin/lipoyl-binding protein has protein sequence MKLFRVYSETGDTYLMAMDSKDNKDTIKTEANEFNIEYIGKGTRENEYLFKINGEIHKVFIDNGYLLIDNNSVFKLERLAELPTQEGESVEEMIKGKEGEVISPLQGRIVMIRVKEGDAVNKGQPLLSVEAMKSETIISAPIAGIVEKIMVKQGQGVKKGDVLLIIK, from the coding sequence ATGAAATTATTCAGAGTTTATTCAGAAACTGGAGATACCTATCTGATGGCAATGGATTCTAAAGATAATAAAGACACTATTAAAACTGAAGCTAATGAATTTAACATAGAATATATAGGTAAAGGAACTAGGGAGAATGAGTATTTATTTAAGATAAATGGCGAAATTCATAAAGTATTCATAGACAATGGATATTTACTAATAGATAATAATAGTGTATTTAAATTGGAAAGACTAGCCGAACTTCCAACTCAAGAAGGAGAATCAGTTGAGGAAATGATAAAAGGAAAAGAAGGAGAAGTGATTTCGCCATTACAAGGGAGAATAGTAATGATAAGAGTAAAAGAAGGAGATGCAGTTAATAAAGGTCAACCATTACTTTCTGTAGAAGCTATGAAATCTGAAACTATTATATCAGCTCCTATAGCAGGCATTGTAGAAAAAATAATGGTAAAACAAGGCCAAGGAGTAAAGAAAGGAGATGTATTACTTATTATAAAATAA
- a CDS encoding acetyl-CoA carboxylase biotin carboxylase subunit, whose translation MPPFGRVLVANRGEIAVRVMKAIKEMGMTAIAVYSEADKYALHVKYADEAYYIGKAPALDSYLNIDHIVDAAEKAHVDAIHPGYGFLSENADFAAAVEKAGITFIGPSSEVMNKIKDKLDGKRVAKQAGVPVAPGSDGPVGSLDEALKLAEKIGYPIMVKAASGGGGVGITRVDTPDQLVDVWERNKRLAYQAFGKADLYIEKYAVNPRHIEFQLIGDKYGNYVVAWERECTIQRRNQKLIEEAPSPALKMEERERMFEPIMKYGQLINYFTMGTFETAFSDATRDFYFLELNKRLQVEHPTTELIFRIDLVKLQINIAAGEHLPFTQEELNRRVRGAAIEYRINAEDALNNFTGSSGFITYYKEPTGPGVRVDSGITSGSWVPPFYDSLVSKLIVYGESRPYAIQAGIRALNDYKIGGVKTTIELYKWIMREPDFQEGKFSTSYIAEKTEAFVKYLKYQEELRAALALEMQNRGLMRMTQTNNQQKSQNKSGWKTYGLMSQSSPRVMW comes from the coding sequence ATGCCTCCATTTGGTAGAGTTTTAGTTGCTAATAGAGGAGAAATTGCAGTAAGAGTAATGAAAGCAATAAAAGAAATGGGAATGACAGCAATAGCAGTATATTCAGAAGCAGATAAATACGCACTTCACGTTAAATACGCAGATGAAGCCTATTATATAGGCAAAGCTCCAGCTTTAGATAGTTATCTAAACATAGATCATATAGTAGACGCAGCAGAAAAAGCACATGTAGATGCAATACATCCAGGATATGGATTCCTATCAGAAAATGCTGATTTTGCAGCAGCTGTAGAGAAAGCTGGTATTACGTTTATAGGTCCGTCTTCAGAGGTAATGAACAAAATAAAAGATAAGTTAGATGGTAAAAGAGTAGCTAAACAAGCAGGTGTGCCAGTAGCTCCAGGTTCGGACGGTCCTGTTGGATCTTTAGATGAGGCTTTGAAATTAGCAGAAAAAATAGGATATCCAATTATGGTAAAAGCTGCTAGCGGTGGTGGAGGAGTAGGTATAACTAGAGTAGATACTCCAGATCAATTAGTTGATGTATGGGAAAGAAATAAGAGATTAGCATATCAAGCATTTGGAAAAGCAGATCTATATATTGAGAAATATGCAGTTAATCCAAGACATATTGAATTTCAGTTAATAGGAGATAAATATGGTAATTACGTCGTTGCATGGGAAAGAGAATGCACTATACAAAGAAGAAATCAAAAATTGATTGAAGAAGCTCCTTCTCCTGCATTAAAGATGGAAGAAAGAGAAAGAATGTTTGAGCCTATAATGAAATATGGACAACTAATTAATTATTTCACAATGGGTACTTTTGAGACAGCCTTTTCAGATGCAACAAGAGACTTTTACTTCTTAGAATTAAATAAAAGATTACAAGTAGAGCATCCTACTACAGAACTAATATTTAGAATAGATCTAGTTAAATTGCAAATAAATATAGCTGCTGGAGAGCATTTGCCATTTACTCAGGAAGAGCTAAATAGAAGAGTTAGAGGAGCAGCTATAGAATATAGAATAAATGCAGAAGATGCTCTAAATAACTTTACTGGAAGCTCAGGATTTATTACTTATTATAAAGAACCTACAGGACCAGGAGTAAGAGTAGATAGTGGGATCACTTCTGGTAGCTGGGTACCACCATTTTATGATTCCTTAGTATCAAAATTAATAGTATATGGAGAAAGTAGACCTTACGCTATACAAGCAGGAATTAGAGCATTAAACGATTACAAAATTGGTGGAGTAAAAACTACTATAGAATTATATAAATGGATAATGAGAGAACCTGATTTCCAAGAAGGTAAGTTTAGTACTTCATATATAGCTGAGAAGACTGAGGCTTTTGTAAAGTACTTAAAATACCAAGAGGAATTAAGAGCAGCTTTAGCTTTGGAAATGCAAAACAGAGGATTAATGAGGATGACACAAACAAATAATCAACAGAAGTCACAGAATAAATCAGGATGGAAGACGTATGGTTTAATGTCCCAATCTTCTCCTAGGGTGATGTGGTAA
- a CDS encoding ABC transporter permease, whose amino-acid sequence MIRTINLSLVLLANLATLGRVFLTIIISIVTGWFLGYVAIKNKTFENIYISIAEVLESVPVITFFPIVLIFFVFTVGGQIGIESAVLFLVFTAVVWNIWMGIYQAFKTVPENLQEVTQNYRLGFLSKMSRLYIPFSIPRIAANLIPSFADALFYITVSEVFSVGTHVYQVFGIGTLISIYTAEGDYTDALISLGILAIFVTAIVLILREYAEYSVSRYGLDTEERSTFFRRGRPRVRYSARLNAAKSTFTKLSKYIARPPYLMKRRIETEDEEERKHHFPTRLIGTLVGSLILILIGYSIYNTVTHVPLSVWQNLISGTGYDLILIGYDYIRVAIIALVSFAISIFLGYYIATKPIADRIAVPIIQTIASFPAPAYFPLLYLATFSTISSIFGPFTSEFYVLLLGFLSTFYYIFYSFWLGIKNLPSEYWEVMKNMKLGFWTKMRKVILPATFPYIIAGMSSTINSAWGGLAIGEYWQDIINGKTLEVQHGLMKALAVADNQGNLALVGWLSLLFAIIVVIYSIVFTRRMMDLARKKYVAEEGVYAA is encoded by the coding sequence ATATTTATATTTCTATAGCAGAAGTTTTAGAATCCGTTCCAGTAATAACTTTCTTTCCTATTGTTCTTATATTCTTTGTATTTACAGTAGGTGGACAAATAGGAATAGAATCAGCTGTATTATTCTTAGTATTTACAGCAGTAGTATGGAATATATGGATGGGAATATATCAAGCTTTTAAAACCGTTCCAGAAAATTTACAGGAAGTAACACAAAACTATAGATTAGGTTTTTTATCAAAAATGTCTAGACTTTATATTCCATTTTCAATACCTAGAATAGCTGCTAACTTAATACCTAGCTTTGCAGATGCGTTATTTTACATAACAGTAAGTGAAGTATTTAGCGTAGGAACTCATGTTTATCAAGTTTTCGGAATTGGAACTTTAATATCTATTTATACTGCAGAAGGAGACTATACTGACGCTTTAATTTCTTTAGGTATATTAGCTATTTTCGTAACTGCTATAGTATTAATATTAAGAGAGTACGCAGAATATTCTGTCTCAAGATATGGATTAGATACAGAAGAGAGATCTACATTCTTTAGAAGAGGAAGACCAAGAGTAAGATATTCAGCCAGACTTAATGCGGCAAAATCCACATTTACTAAACTTTCGAAGTATATTGCTAGACCTCCTTATTTAATGAAAAGGAGAATAGAAACAGAAGATGAGGAGGAGAGAAAGCATCATTTTCCAACCAGACTGATAGGAACTCTAGTTGGATCACTGATATTAATATTAATAGGTTATTCTATTTATAATACAGTAACTCATGTTCCTTTATCTGTTTGGCAAAATCTAATTTCTGGTACTGGTTATGATCTTATCTTAATAGGTTATGATTATATTAGAGTTGCTATTATAGCCTTAGTATCTTTCGCAATATCAATATTTTTAGGCTATTATATTGCTACTAAACCAATAGCTGACAGAATTGCTGTTCCTATTATACAAACTATAGCATCTTTTCCTGCACCGGCGTATTTTCCATTATTATACCTAGCAACATTTTCTACTATATCATCAATATTTGGTCCTTTTACAAGTGAGTTTTATGTATTACTTCTGGGATTTTTATCTACATTTTATTATATATTCTATAGCTTCTGGTTAGGTATAAAGAATCTGCCCAGTGAGTATTGGGAAGTTATGAAAAATATGAAATTAGGCTTCTGGACAAAAATGAGAAAGGTAATATTGCCAGCGACGTTTCCTTATATAATTGCTGGAATGAGTAGTACTATAAATAGTGCATGGGGAGGATTAGCAATTGGTGAATATTGGCAAGATATTATAAACGGTAAAACATTAGAAGTTCAACATGGACTTATGAAAGCATTGGCAGTAGCAGATAATCAAGGAAACTTAGCGTTAGTAGGATGGTTATCTTTATTATTTGCTATTATAGTAGTTATTTATTCCATTGTATTTACAAGAAGGATGATGGATCTAGCTAGGAAGAAATATGTAGCAGAAGAAGGAGTATATGCAGCATGA